The segment AAGATGCGCTCTCAGCGCGGGACGCATCACGTGGGGGGCTGCTCACCCTCCCCCAGTACGCCCCACCCGTCCTCAGGAGACCCTGTGATCCGGGCCACAGCTCAGCCCGGGGTTGTGCAGCGCCTTCCACATGAGCAGCATCTCGTAGGGCGCGAAGCGGTGCACGAGCAGCAGCTGGCGGAACAGGCAGGGATCGAAGGAGGGCTGCCGGGCGCCGGGCAGCTGCACGCCGAAGGGCCGGATGCCCTCGTGGCCGCTGGGCGCCAGGCCCGCGCGCTTCAGACACATGCCCATGTAGGCGTCATCGATGGGGAAGAGCGGGGTGTCGAGGGCGGCCGCGCGCAGGGCCCCGACCGTGCGGCTGGACAGGAGGAAGCCGCCGCCGCTGCAGTACACCGGGTAGGCCGGCCCGGGGAAGAGCTGCGGCGGCACGAAGTACTTGCTCCGGCTGTCGCGTATGGGCACCGAGCCGTCCATGAGCTGCCCGGCGAAGAGGTGGCGGTCGGGCCGCTGCGCCTCCAGGAAGCCGAGCACGTTGGCCGTGTGCACGAAGACGTCGTCGTCGCCGCTGAGCAGGAAGCGCGCGTGCGGGCAGCGCACCGCCAGCCAGTCGAGCAGGTGCACGTGCTTGAGCGTGAGGTTGAGGAAGGTGTCCGCGAAGGCCCACTGCAGCACGTCGCCGTGCTCGCGCGCCTCCAGCCCCACCAGCGCCTGCAGCCGCTCGGCGCGCTCGGCGTCCTCGGGCGGGCTCGTGCCCAGCAGGAAGAGGCGCCGCACCTGCCGCCCGCCGTACAGGCGCTCCTGCCCCCAGGTGCGGCGGATGAGCTCGCGCCGCTCGTAGTTGGCGGGCGACGACTTGACCGCCAGCAGCAGGTAGACCCCGCGCCGGCCCGCGCACTTG is part of the Felis catus isolate Fca126 chromosome D1, F.catus_Fca126_mat1.0, whole genome shotgun sequence genome and harbors:
- the B3GNT6 gene encoding acetylgalactosaminyl-O-glycosyl-glycoprotein beta-1,3-N-acetylglucosaminyltransferase; protein product: MAPGSPLTRFPPQMAFPCRRSLNPKTLTFFLVGVSFLALHLWFLQASRSPQETMWDGSVEATPAAPVAAQPWLFSPCVANDSANATDDFEQLPQRIQDFLRYRHCRHFPLLWDAPAKCAGRRGVYLLLAVKSSPANYERRELIRRTWGQERLYGGRQVRRLFLLGTSPPEDAERAERLQALVGLEAREHGDVLQWAFADTFLNLTLKHVHLLDWLAVRCPHARFLLSGDDDVFVHTANVLGFLEAQRPDRHLFAGQLMDGSVPIRDSRSKYFVPPQLFPGPAYPVYCSGGGFLLSSRTVGALRAAALDTPLFPIDDAYMGMCLKRAGLAPSGHEGIRPFGVQLPGARQPSFDPCLFRQLLLVHRFAPYEMLLMWKALHNPGLSCGPDHRVS